One window of the Streptomyces sp. TS71-3 genome contains the following:
- a CDS encoding cytochrome P450, whose protein sequence is MTTATLPPGPSAPRFVQGAYTLLVSRRGMRRMRERYGDAFTVNLPIFGHAVVISAPDEIRQLFMTGDDVASNLGRNLGRVLGPGSLFALSGEEHRKQRKLLIPPFHGRRLTAYERIVEEEAEREMARWPQDREFPTLPSTMRITLNIILRAVFGAEGAEFGELRDLLPRMVTLGSRIAVVPLPTVAWGKWTPWGRFWSMRREYDAIVERLITQAEGDPGLDERNDILATMVQSRYDDGSRMSHSEIADELLTLLSAGHETTATTLAWAIERLRRHPAVLKELADEVDAGGGELREAAILEVQRTRPVVDFVGRQVRADSLTLGRWTVPKGHAVLVSISLIHDDPAVFPDAGVFDPSRFLGTKPDLYKWIPFGGGTRRCLGAAFATMEMSVVLRTLLRDFELLPTDEPDERWHSRGIAYAPGRGGRALVRRRTVQAPHAVASAATGAGS, encoded by the coding sequence ATGACGACCGCCACACTTCCGCCGGGCCCGTCGGCCCCCCGTTTCGTCCAGGGCGCCTACACGTTGCTCGTCTCCCGGCGCGGTATGCGCCGGATGCGCGAGCGCTACGGAGACGCCTTCACCGTCAACCTGCCGATCTTCGGCCACGCCGTCGTCATCAGCGCCCCTGACGAGATCAGGCAGTTGTTCATGACCGGTGACGACGTCGCCTCCAACCTCGGGCGCAACCTGGGCCGGGTGCTGGGCCCCGGGTCGCTGTTCGCGCTCAGCGGCGAGGAGCACCGCAAGCAGCGCAAGCTGCTCATCCCTCCGTTCCACGGCCGCCGCCTCACGGCGTACGAGAGGATCGTCGAGGAGGAGGCGGAGCGCGAGATGGCGCGGTGGCCGCAGGACCGCGAGTTCCCGACGCTGCCGTCGACCATGCGCATCACGCTCAACATCATCCTGCGCGCGGTCTTCGGGGCCGAGGGCGCCGAGTTCGGCGAGCTGCGCGACCTGCTGCCGCGGATGGTCACCCTCGGATCGCGGATCGCCGTGGTGCCGCTGCCGACGGTCGCCTGGGGGAAGTGGACCCCGTGGGGCCGGTTCTGGAGCATGCGCCGCGAGTACGACGCGATCGTCGAACGGCTCATCACCCAGGCCGAGGGCGACCCGGGGCTCGACGAGCGCAACGACATCCTCGCGACGATGGTGCAGAGCCGGTACGACGACGGCTCGCGGATGAGCCACAGCGAGATCGCCGACGAGCTGCTCACCCTGCTCAGCGCCGGCCACGAGACGACGGCGACCACGCTGGCCTGGGCGATCGAGCGGCTGCGCCGCCACCCCGCGGTCCTCAAGGAGCTGGCCGACGAGGTCGACGCGGGCGGCGGCGAGCTGCGGGAGGCGGCGATCCTCGAAGTGCAGCGCACCCGCCCCGTCGTCGACTTCGTGGGACGGCAGGTGAGGGCCGACAGCCTCACCCTCGGCCGGTGGACCGTGCCGAAGGGCCACGCCGTCCTGGTCAGCATCTCCCTGATCCACGACGACCCGGCGGTCTTCCCCGACGCCGGCGTCTTCGACCCGTCCCGGTTCCTCGGCACCAAGCCGGACCTCTACAAGTGGATACCGTTCGGTGGCGGGACCCGGCGCTGCCTCGGCGCCGCCTTCGCCACCATGGAGATGAGCGTCGTCCTGCGCACCCTGCTGCGCGACTTCGAGCTGCTGCCCACGGACGAGCCCGACGAGCGCTGGCACTCCCGCGGCATCGCGTACGCCCCCGGCCGGGGCGGCCGTGCCCTGGTGCGCCGCCGCACCGTCCAGGCGCCGCACGCCGTGGCCTCCGCCGCCACCGGAGCCGGCTCGTGA